Proteins encoded within one genomic window of Salipaludibacillus agaradhaerens:
- a CDS encoding CitMHS family transporter, with amino-acid sequence MLSIIGFITIMTIVILLIKGKVSPIIGLVIIPILGALFAGFGFEEIGLFFNDGIDSVMGIVIMFIFAILYFGVMQDTGLFDPIINKMVKLCRGNVVAVAAGTVVIGAIAHFDGSGASTFLITIPALLPLYQRLKMSPYLLLLLVGTSASIINMVPWGGPLGRTAAVLGVDPNILWRPLIPLQIIAILLLILLGVLLGIREKRRISRYYGTEDAATEEMPYERSDSQEESADLRRPKLLWLNLTLTMGLVGLLVWGLIPAGFVFMIGLSIALTLNYPKVDIQMERIRAHAPNALLMASIILAAGSFLGILSGTGMLDSLAVDLVTFLPNSVVPYLHLIIGVLGVPFELILNTDAYYFALLPVVEQIVTGFGVDAVSAAYAMMIGNIIGTFISPFSPALWLGLGLAGLEMGKHIRYSFFWMWAFSLVLIVIAIVMGIITF; translated from the coding sequence ATGCTGAGTATTATAGGATTTATCACGATTATGACCATTGTTATTTTATTGATTAAGGGAAAGGTCAGCCCTATTATTGGGCTTGTGATTATTCCGATTTTAGGGGCACTATTCGCTGGATTCGGATTTGAAGAAATAGGGCTCTTTTTTAATGATGGTATAGATAGTGTGATGGGGATAGTCATCATGTTTATTTTTGCCATTCTTTATTTTGGTGTCATGCAAGATACTGGCTTATTTGATCCTATTATTAATAAAATGGTAAAGCTCTGTCGGGGAAATGTGGTTGCGGTTGCAGCAGGAACAGTGGTCATCGGGGCAATCGCCCATTTTGATGGATCAGGAGCGTCAACTTTTCTTATAACGATTCCGGCGTTACTACCTCTTTATCAACGGCTGAAAATGAGTCCGTATTTACTGTTGTTGTTAGTTGGAACGAGTGCGAGTATTATCAACATGGTTCCGTGGGGAGGCCCGTTAGGAAGAACGGCTGCAGTATTGGGGGTAGATCCAAATATTTTATGGCGTCCCCTTATTCCACTGCAAATTATTGCGATTTTATTGCTTATATTGTTAGGCGTTCTGTTAGGAATTCGAGAAAAGAGAAGAATTTCTAGATATTATGGTACGGAAGATGCAGCAACAGAAGAGATGCCTTATGAAAGAAGTGATTCGCAAGAAGAGAGTGCTGATTTGCGAAGACCTAAACTCTTATGGCTAAACTTAACGTTAACAATGGGTTTAGTTGGTTTACTCGTTTGGGGACTTATTCCAGCCGGATTTGTCTTTATGATAGGTTTAAGTATTGCTCTCACATTGAATTATCCGAAAGTCGACATTCAAATGGAAAGAATAAGAGCACATGCACCGAACGCCCTTCTAATGGCGTCGATTATTTTAGCTGCTGGTTCTTTTTTAGGCATATTAAGTGGTACTGGCATGTTGGATTCATTAGCGGTGGACTTGGTGACGTTTCTACCGAATAGTGTTGTTCCTTATTTACATTTAATTATCGGGGTTCTTGGTGTGCCGTTTGAACTCATATTAAATACTGATGCCTATTATTTTGCGCTTTTACCTGTGGTAGAGCAAATTGTTACTGGTTTTGGTGTTGATGCTGTCTCGGCGGCTTATGCGATGATGATCGGTAATATTATTGGTACATTTATAAGTCCCTTTTCACCTGCATTGTGGCTTGGGCTTGGGCTTGCTGGATTAGAAATGGGGAAGCATATCCGTTACTCATTTTTCTGGATGTGGGCGTTTAGCCTTGTACTCATTGTCATTGCAATTGTGATGGGCATTATCACCTTTTAA
- a CDS encoding Cof-type HAD-IIB family hydrolase, translating into MVKMIAIDLDGTLLNERKQLSEENLHAIKLAQSQGVEVVIATGRAYFDVKAIFEHTGLKTWVISANGACIHTPSGDLFHHVPMEKKDALTILRWLEQHDFYYEVFSEDAILTPLNGRQILDIELDRLTSANPDVDTAFFEEIIHGQFSQTGFVQIDSAESIADDDITVYNILAFSLDEDKLLKGWHHFSDSPGLTLVKSAKHNFELEHEKAAKGIALDILAKKLGVPLAATAAVGDSFNDLSMLKIAGYSAAMGNAPLEIKQAADTVTLPNTENGVSHFIHELVKKTCLK; encoded by the coding sequence ATGGTCAAGATGATTGCAATTGATTTAGATGGTACGTTACTTAATGAAAGAAAACAGCTAAGTGAAGAAAACCTCCATGCTATTAAATTAGCTCAGTCACAAGGAGTTGAAGTGGTGATCGCCACGGGAAGAGCTTACTTTGATGTCAAAGCTATTTTTGAGCATACTGGCTTAAAAACGTGGGTTATCAGTGCTAATGGTGCATGTATTCATACGCCTTCAGGCGATCTCTTCCATCACGTGCCTATGGAGAAGAAAGACGCGTTAACCATTTTAAGATGGCTAGAACAGCATGATTTTTATTATGAGGTTTTTTCTGAAGACGCCATTCTCACCCCATTAAATGGACGACAAATACTAGATATTGAACTAGATCGTTTAACATCCGCTAACCCTGACGTAGATACCGCTTTTTTTGAGGAGATTATTCATGGGCAATTTAGCCAGACAGGATTTGTTCAAATCGACAGCGCTGAGAGCATTGCCGACGATGACATTACCGTTTATAACATCCTCGCCTTCTCATTAGATGAGGACAAATTGCTCAAAGGATGGCACCACTTTTCTGATTCCCCGGGCCTTACACTTGTAAAATCAGCTAAGCATAATTTTGAGCTGGAGCATGAGAAGGCTGCCAAAGGCATTGCCCTCGACATCCTCGCCAAAAAATTAGGAGTTCCTTTAGCTGCTACCGCTGCAGTTGGTGACAGCTTTAATGATTTATCCATGTTAAAAATCGCCGGATACAGTGCCGCCATGGGGAATGCTCCGTTAGAAATTAAACAGGCAGCTGACACTGTGACGTTACCCAATACTGAAAACGGCGTGTCTCATTTCATCCATGAGTTAGTGAAAAAGACGTGCCTTAAATAG
- a CDS encoding cytochrome P450, translating to MGQNRQMPKEEGLDHSLKLLKEGYQFIINRRHTMQSNVFETRLLGDKAICLSGSEAAKIFYDNDKFKREGAAPKPVQKTLFGEGGVQGLDGEAHKHRKAMFMSLMSKDDLQEIRRLTKKYWELAATEWEAQKEIVLYEEVKKILTRVACEWTGVPLDENEVAHRAEQLSDMFETPADVSLSHFKGWRARSKAENWIEELVKEVRNNEREVAKSRALHAFSWHKDHNGELLDENIVAVELLNLLRPIVAISVYIAFTALAVHEYPEKAESLKGGDNVQLQWFSQEVRRYYPFFPFTAAKVKESFTWNGYEFEKDTLTLLDLYGTNHHPDDWENPDRFEPERFAEWDKSPFDFIPQGGGEFDIGHRCAGEWITIDVMKESLDYLVNHLSYTLPEQDLSFSLTEIPTVPQSKVKLTNVERIT from the coding sequence ATGGGTCAAAATCGTCAAATGCCTAAAGAGGAAGGTCTTGATCATAGCTTAAAGTTATTAAAAGAGGGTTATCAGTTTATTATTAATCGACGGCATACAATGCAATCGAACGTATTTGAAACGAGATTATTAGGAGATAAAGCCATTTGTCTATCAGGAAGTGAAGCGGCGAAGATTTTTTACGACAATGATAAATTTAAGCGAGAGGGAGCCGCGCCGAAACCTGTTCAGAAGACGCTATTTGGTGAAGGCGGCGTGCAAGGCCTTGATGGTGAAGCACACAAACATCGAAAGGCGATGTTCATGTCGTTAATGTCTAAAGATGATTTGCAGGAAATTCGTCGATTAACTAAAAAATATTGGGAACTAGCAGCTACTGAATGGGAAGCTCAAAAGGAAATTGTCTTGTATGAAGAAGTGAAAAAAATATTAACACGTGTAGCCTGTGAATGGACTGGGGTCCCTTTAGATGAAAATGAAGTGGCGCACCGAGCAGAGCAATTGAGTGACATGTTCGAAACACCGGCTGATGTGAGTCTAAGCCATTTTAAAGGGTGGCGAGCGAGGTCAAAAGCAGAGAATTGGATAGAAGAACTTGTTAAAGAGGTAAGAAACAATGAACGGGAAGTAGCCAAATCTCGGGCTCTTCATGCCTTTTCATGGCATAAAGATCATAATGGGGAATTATTGGATGAGAACATTGTAGCTGTTGAGTTATTAAATTTATTGCGTCCTATCGTGGCTATTTCTGTTTATATAGCCTTTACTGCGTTAGCTGTTCATGAGTATCCTGAGAAGGCCGAGTCTTTAAAAGGCGGGGATAATGTTCAGTTACAATGGTTTAGTCAAGAAGTACGTCGTTACTATCCATTCTTTCCTTTTACCGCAGCAAAAGTGAAAGAATCGTTTACGTGGAACGGCTATGAATTTGAGAAAGATACGTTAACATTGCTAGATTTATATGGCACAAATCATCACCCAGATGATTGGGAAAATCCAGATCGTTTTGAACCGGAGCGCTTTGCCGAATGGGATAAGAGTCCATTTGATTTTATTCCACAAGGGGGCGGTGAATTTGATATTGGACACCGCTGTGCAGGAGAATGGATAACAATAGATGTTATGAAAGAAAGTCTAGACTATTTAGTCAATCACCTATCTTATACACTTCCAGAGCAAGATCTCTCATTTAGTTTGACTGAAATACCTACTGTGCCACAAAGTAAAGTTAAACTGACGAATGTGGAACGAATCACTTAA
- a CDS encoding cellulase family glycosylhydrolase: MGYTKAKCTLKKTVLFGLILCLSVSMFVPMTSAEDVTSSQLDIHSYVADMQPGWNLGNTFDAVGDDETAWGNPRVTRELIKTIADEGYKSIRIPVTWQNQMGGSPDYTINEDYINRVEQAIDWALEEDLYVMLNVHHDSWLWMYDMEHNYDEVMARYTAIWEQLSEKFKSHSHKLMFESVNEPRFTQEWGEIQENHHAYLEDLNKTFYYIVRESGGNNVERPLVLPTIETATSQDLLDRLYQTMEDLDDPYLIATVHYYGFWPFSVNIAGYTHFEQETQQDIIDTFDRVHNTFTARGVPVVLGEFGLLGFDKSTDVIQQGEKLKFFEFLIHHLNERDITHMLWDNGQHLNRETYAWYDQEFHDILKASWEGRSATAESNLIHVKDGKPIRDQDIQLYLNGNELTALQAGEESLVLGEDYELAGGVLTLKADTLTRLITPGQLGTNAVITAQFNSGADWRFQLQNVDVPTVENTDGSTWHFAIPTHFNGDSLATMEAVYANGEYAGPQDWTSFKEFGEAFSPNYATGEIIISEAFFNAVRDDDIHLTFHFWSGETVEYTLRKNGNYVQGRR; this comes from the coding sequence ATGGGTTATACCAAAGCGAAGTGTACGTTGAAAAAAACTGTCTTGTTTGGTTTAATTCTCTGTTTAAGTGTGTCAATGTTTGTTCCAATGACATCAGCTGAAGATGTCACTTCGTCACAGTTGGATATTCACTCCTATGTAGCTGACATGCAGCCTGGCTGGAATTTAGGAAATACGTTTGACGCTGTTGGAGATGATGAAACAGCGTGGGGGAATCCTCGTGTAACAAGAGAGTTAATAAAAACGATTGCTGATGAAGGGTATAAAAGCATTCGTATCCCAGTGACATGGCAAAATCAAATGGGTGGTTCTCCAGATTATACGATAAATGAAGATTATATCAATCGGGTGGAGCAAGCGATAGATTGGGCGTTGGAGGAAGACTTATATGTGATGTTAAATGTGCATCATGACTCATGGCTGTGGATGTATGATATGGAACATAACTATGATGAGGTCATGGCAAGATATACAGCTATTTGGGAACAATTGTCGGAAAAATTCAAAAGCCACTCCCATAAGTTGATGTTTGAGAGTGTCAATGAGCCTAGGTTTACGCAGGAGTGGGGAGAGATTCAAGAAAATCATCATGCTTACTTAGAAGATTTAAATAAGACGTTCTATTATATTGTCAGAGAGTCAGGAGGCAATAATGTGGAGCGCCCTTTAGTATTGCCTACGATAGAAACAGCCACGTCTCAGGATTTACTAGATCGCTTGTATCAAACAATGGAAGACTTGGATGATCCTTATTTAATTGCCACGGTGCATTATTATGGCTTCTGGCCATTTAGTGTCAATATAGCAGGGTACACTCATTTTGAACAGGAAACACAACAAGATATTATAGACACCTTTGACCGTGTTCATAACACATTTACAGCGCGTGGTGTCCCAGTTGTATTAGGCGAATTCGGTTTGTTAGGCTTTGACAAAAGTACGGATGTGATTCAGCAAGGGGAGAAATTAAAGTTTTTTGAGTTTCTCATCCATCATCTCAATGAACGTGATATAACCCATATGTTATGGGATAACGGCCAGCATTTAAATCGAGAAACTTATGCATGGTATGATCAAGAATTTCATGACATATTAAAAGCGAGTTGGGAGGGGCGTTCTGCTACAGCAGAGTCTAATTTGATTCATGTGAAGGACGGAAAGCCAATTAGAGATCAAGATATACAGCTTTACTTAAACGGAAATGAGCTAACAGCCTTACAGGCAGGGGAGGAATCGCTTGTTCTAGGAGAGGATTATGAACTAGCAGGAGGCGTATTAACGCTAAAAGCGGACACCCTCACAAGACTAATTACCCCTGGTCAATTAGGAACCAATGCAGTCATCACAGCACAATTTAATTCTGGAGCAGACTGGCGTTTTCAATTACAGAATGTGGACGTGCCAACGGTCGAAAATACAGATGGCTCAACATGGCATTTTGCGATCCCTACCCATTTTAATGGTGATAGTCTTGCGACGATGGAAGCTGTTTATGCAAACGGAGAATATGCTGGGCCGCAAGATTGGACGTCATTTAAAGAATTTGGCGAGGCGTTTTCTCCTAATTACGCCACAGGGGAAATTATTATATCAGAAGCCTTCTTTAACGCGGTACGGGATGATGATATCCATTTAACATTTCATTTTTGGAGCGGAGAGACGGTGGAATATACCTTACGTAAAAATGGCAATTATGTTCAAGGTAGACGGTAA
- a CDS encoding YqcI/YcgG family protein: MTVTHSRLLTQSHINEDKQPDWFCKEYATFRSIVTRKDFPCYFGQQGEKRGELRYSFINHDDWSSLPHTLTDFLSLFNQPQLTRHGLFVFVEPEQEEKTLNYYRAYFWEVLQYLHEHDPENWPKNQPKDPDHYLWDFHFNQEPIFVFGNAPAYKQRKTRDLGNSLILGFQPRRIFKGLEGTEPGGAMSREKVRERVEIWDNLPKHPDISHYGDPEHNEWKQFFIGDDAEPIKGKCPFHVKE; the protein is encoded by the coding sequence ATGACCGTCACACATAGCCGTTTATTGACCCAATCACATATAAATGAAGACAAGCAGCCAGATTGGTTTTGTAAAGAATATGCCACGTTTCGAAGCATCGTGACGCGCAAAGATTTTCCGTGCTACTTTGGTCAACAGGGAGAAAAGCGTGGAGAATTACGCTATTCATTTATAAATCATGATGACTGGTCTAGTCTGCCTCATACATTAACTGATTTTTTGAGCTTGTTTAATCAGCCTCAATTGACTCGCCACGGATTATTTGTGTTTGTTGAACCAGAGCAAGAGGAGAAAACCCTTAACTATTACAGGGCTTATTTTTGGGAGGTATTACAGTATCTTCATGAACACGATCCTGAGAATTGGCCAAAGAACCAGCCTAAAGACCCTGACCACTATTTGTGGGATTTTCATTTTAATCAAGAGCCCATTTTTGTATTTGGCAACGCGCCAGCATATAAACAGCGTAAAACGAGGGATTTAGGAAATTCTTTAATACTCGGATTTCAACCGCGCCGAATATTTAAAGGGTTGGAAGGTACGGAGCCTGGCGGGGCGATGTCTCGGGAAAAAGTGAGAGAACGGGTGGAAATATGGGATAACCTTCCGAAACATCCGGATATAAGTCATTATGGTGATCCTGAACATAATGAATGGAAACAATTTTTTATCGGCGATGACGCCGAGCCTATTAAAGGAAAATGTCCGTTTCATGTTAAGGAATAA
- a CDS encoding reverse transcriptase-like protein has product MASLTSNNEAEYAALHLGLKELEGIGAHHLPITIYGDSQVVINQLKGEWACMEEVLNKWADRIDQHLAKLGMTATYKLIPRKENREADQLATQALNGQEIISQRDVSERGAD; this is encoded by the coding sequence GTGGCGTCATTGACATCGAATAACGAAGCAGAATATGCCGCTTTACATTTAGGACTTAAAGAACTTGAAGGGATCGGTGCGCATCATCTACCTATCACTATTTACGGTGATTCTCAAGTTGTGATCAATCAGTTAAAAGGAGAATGGGCGTGTATGGAGGAGGTGTTAAATAAATGGGCTGACCGTATTGATCAGCATTTAGCTAAATTAGGCATGACCGCTACTTATAAGTTAATCCCCCGTAAAGAAAACCGTGAAGCAGATCAACTGGCTACACAAGCGTTAAACGGGCAAGAAATTATAAGTCAACGTGATGTCAGTGAGCGTGGTGCAGATTAG
- a CDS encoding DeoR/GlpR family DNA-binding transcription regulator: MYQEERLIAIISYLKQHKRISVEQICTLFDVSRDTARRDLVKLEEEKSIVRTRGGALLPSHVELKPYLSRLETVSEEKKKIGKLAASLIYEGDRVILDTSTTVQACAEQLANVNCTIITNSINQADVLSSKSNINIQLLGGTLEKDHRFLYGASVVNKLSEYYADKVFIGVIGISQEGLTIAHEEDGVVMRKMMQQAKQVIVLADHTKLGNTDFFKYAHLSDVDLLITDKIPPKPFRELLQQYDVELLTADEEQTGDD, translated from the coding sequence ATGTATCAAGAAGAGCGATTAATCGCGATTATTTCTTACCTTAAACAGCATAAACGTATTTCTGTCGAACAAATTTGCACCTTGTTCGATGTTTCTAGAGATACTGCCCGCCGTGATCTTGTGAAGCTAGAAGAAGAAAAATCCATCGTCCGTACACGCGGAGGGGCACTCCTTCCATCCCACGTGGAATTGAAACCCTATTTAAGCCGACTTGAAACCGTTTCTGAAGAAAAAAAGAAGATAGGAAAATTAGCTGCTTCTCTCATTTATGAAGGAGATCGTGTCATTTTAGATACGTCGACAACGGTTCAGGCGTGTGCGGAGCAGTTAGCCAATGTCAATTGTACGATCATTACAAACTCTATCAACCAAGCTGATGTTCTTTCGAGCAAAAGTAATATTAATATTCAGCTTCTTGGTGGGACCTTAGAAAAAGATCACCGTTTCTTATACGGGGCCTCCGTTGTGAATAAACTATCTGAGTATTATGCGGACAAAGTATTCATTGGTGTTATAGGTATTTCACAGGAGGGACTTACCATTGCTCATGAAGAAGATGGTGTTGTGATGCGTAAGATGATGCAACAAGCTAAGCAAGTGATTGTATTAGCTGATCACACTAAGCTTGGTAATACTGACTTCTTCAAATACGCCCATTTATCTGACGTTGATCTACTTATTACTGATAAAATCCCCCCTAAGCCTTTTCGTGAGTTATTACAACAATATGATGTCGAACTACTTACAGCCGACGAAGAACAGACAGGAGATGATTGA